The Malus domestica chromosome 10, GDT2T_hap1 genome contains a region encoding:
- the LOC103444682 gene encoding protein GIGANTEA-like: MAATSERWFDRLQFSSLFGPPPQDALRRKAQITAYVDYFGQFTSEQFPEDIAELIRNRYPSEVKRLFDDVLAMFVLHHPEHGHAVILPIISCIIDGTLAYKSSSPPFASFISLVCPSSEKEYSEQWALACGEILRILTHYNRPIYKVEQQNCETERSSSGSHATTSDSVDGESSRIPLVQQEKKPIRPLSPWITDILLAAPLGIRSDYFRWCSGVMGKYAAGELKPPSTASSRGSGKHPQLMPSTPRWAVANGAGVILSVCDEEVARYETATLTAVAVPALLLPPPTTALDEHLVAGLPALEPYARLFHRYYAIATPSATQRLLLGLLEAPPSWAPDALDAAVQLVELLRAAEDYASGIRLPRNWMHLHFLRAIGTAMSMRAGIAADAAAALLFRILSQPALLFPPLRQVDGVEVQHEPLGGYISSYKKQIELPAAEATIEATAQGIASMLCAHGPDVEWRICTIWEAAYGLIPLSSSAVDLPEIIVATPLQPPILSWNLYIPLLKVLEYLPRGSPSEACLMKIFVATVEAILQRTFPSESSREQNRKTRYLFGLGSASKNLAVAELRTMVHSLFLESCASVELASRLLFVVLTVCVSHEAQSNGSKKARVDESFPPDESIEESEKMSDKQRDRTKKTKKQGPVAAFDSYVLAAVCALACELQLFPLISKGTNHAHSKNGKNVAKPAKVNVCTNEFQSSVDSAVCHTRRILSILEALFLLKPSTIGTSWSYSSNEIVAAAMVAAHVSELFRWSKACMHALSVLMRCKWDSEISSRAASLYNLIDFHSKAVASIVNKAEPLEAHLMQVPIWRDSFVCFEGRKLSQGGNSRCSNVGQPSALQCEDSSHSESKRKSDIASCSNEGSGNTIGKGVASFPLDASDLANFLTKDRHIGFSCSAQVLLRSVLTEKQELCFSVVSLLWYKLIAAPETQPSAESTSAQQGWRQVVDALCNVVSATPKKAATAVVLQAERELQPWIAKDDDQGQKMWRINQRIVKLIVELMRIHDSPESLVILSSASDLLLRATDGMLVDGEACTLPQLELLEATARAIQPMLEWGESGLAVADGLSNLLKCRLPATIRCLSHPSAHVRALSTSVLRDILQASSIRPNPNPVEIDGIHGPSYKYFNLDVIDWQGDIEKCLTWEAHSRLATGMQIKFLDTAAKELGCSISL; this comes from the exons ATGGCTGCTACATCTGAAAGATGGTTTGATCGGCTGCAGTTCTCCTCATTGTTTGGGCCGCCCCCGCAGGACGCCCTACGACGGAAG GCACAAATTACTGCGTATGTGGACTACTTTGGTCAGTTTACATCAGAACAGTTTCCTGAGGATATTGCTGAG CTGATCCGCAACCGTTATCCATCAGAGGTGAAGCGTCTCTTTGATGATGTTCTAG CTATGTTTGTCCTTCATCACCCTGAGCATGGGCATGCTGTTATCCTTCCAattatttcatgcatcattgatGGTACCCTGGCGTATAAGAGCAGTAGCCCTCCGTTTGCTTCGTTCATATCATTAGTCTGCCCAAGCAGTGAG AAAGAGTATTCTGAGCAGTGGGCTTTGGCATGTGGGGAGATTTTGCGAATTTTAACTCATTACAATCGGCCCATATACAAGGTGGAACAACAGAATTGTGAAACAGAAAGAAGCAGTAGTGGAAGCCATGCCACAACAAGTGACTCAGTTGATGGTGAATCCAGCCGTATACCTTTGGTACAACAAGAGAAGAAACCCATAAGGCCTTTGTCTCCTTGGATTACTGATATATTGCTTGCTGCACCTCTTGGCATCAGAAGTGATTACTTCCGCTG GTGCAGTGGGGTTATGGGAAAATATGCTGCTGGAGAGCTCAAGCCGCCATCAACTG CTTCTTCTCGTGGATCTGGAAAACATCCGCAGCTCATGCCATCAACTCCAAGGTGGGCTGTTGCAAACGGTGCTGGAGTTATATTAAGTGTTTGTGACGAGGAAGTTGCTCGCTATGAGACTGCTACTTTGACAGCAGTCGCTGTCCCtgcacttcttcttcctcctccaactACAGCTTTGGATGAACATCTAGTGGCAGGGCTACCAGCTCTTGAGCCATATGCACGCTTATTTCATAG GTATTATGCCATTGCTACTCCAAGTGCCACTCAAAGACTTCTTCTTGGACTTCTAGAAGCACCACCATCCTGGGCTCCTGATGCACTTGATGCAGCTGTACAGTTAGTGGAACTCCTTCGTGCTGCCGAGGATTATGCATCTGGCATAAGG CTTCCTAGGAACTGGATGCATTTGCATTTCTTGCGGGCAATTGGGACTGCAATGTCCATGAGAGCAGGTATAGCAGCTGATGCTGCAGCAGCTTTACTTTTCCGAATACTCTCACAGCCTGCATTGCTTTTCCCTCCACTAAGACAAGTTGATGGAGTTGAAGTTCAGCATGAGCCCTTGGGTGGTTACATCTCAAGCTACAAGAAACAG ATTGAACTTCCTGCGGCGGAAGCAACAATTGAAGCTACTGCCCAAGGGATTGCTTCTATGCTTTGTGCCCATGGGCCTGATGTTGAATGGCGAATTTGTACCATATGGGAAGCTGCCTATGGCCTCATTCCTTTAAGTTCCTCTGCAGTTGACCTTCCTGAGATTATTGTTGCCACTCCATTACAACCTCCAATTTTATCGTGGAATCTGTATATACCCCTCCTTAAGGTCTTGGAGTATCTTCCTCGTGGAAGTCCTTCTGAGGCATGTCTTATGAAGATATTTGTTGCCACTGTTGAAGCGATTCTTCAGAGAACATTTCCGTCTGAGTCCTCTAGAGAGCAAAACCGGAAAACAAGGTACCTTTTTGGCTTGGGGTCGGCCTCAAAAAACCTGGCTGTGGCAGAGCTGCGTACAATGGTTCATTCACTATTCTTAGAATCCTGTGCCTCAGTAGAGCTTGCTTCACGTTTACTTTTTGTTGTGTTAACCGTATGTGTCAGTCATGAAGCACAGTCAAATGGTAGCAAGAAAGCAAGAGTTGATGAAAGTTTCCCACCAGATGAGAGCATTGAAGAATCAGAAAAGATGTCTGATAAGCAGAGAGACAGAACTAAAAAGACCAAAAAACAAGGGCCAGTAGCAGCATTTGATTCTTATGTTCTGGCTGCTGTTTGTGCTCTTGCATGTGAGCTTCAGTTGTTCCCTTTGATTTCAAAGGGGACTAATCATGCTCACtctaaaaatggaaaaaatgtaGCGAAGCCTGCCAAAGTAAATGTATGCACTAATGAGTTTCAAAGTAGTGTAGACTCAGCAGTTTGTCACACACGCAGAATATTATCGATCTTGGAGGCACTTTTTTTGCTGAAGCCATCTACTATTGGCACTTCATGGAGTTACAGTTCAAATGAGATAGTTGCAGCAGCTATGGTTGCCGCTCATGTTTCTGAGTTATTTAGATGGTCGAAAGCTTGCATGCATGCGCTGTCTGTCTTGATGCGCTGTAAGTGGGACAGTGAAATTTCCTCCAGGGCAGCATCACTATACAACCTTATTGATTTCCACAGCAAGGCTGTTGCATCTATAGTTAACAAGGCTGAACCATTGGAAGCACACTTAATGCAAGTTCCAATTTGGAGGGATTCCTTCGTGTGTTTTGAAGGCAGAAAACTCAGTCAAGGTGGAAACAGTAGATGCTCTAATGTAGGTCAGCCATCTGCCTTGCAATGTGAGGATTCTTCACATTCAGAATCTAAACGCAAATCTGATATTGCATCATGTTCAAATGAGGGGTCCGGAAATACTATTGGTAAAGGTGTTGCAAGTTTCCCATTAGATGCTTCGGATTTGGCCAACTTTCTTACTAAGGACAGGCATATAGGATTTAGTTGCAGTGCACAGGTTCTTCTTAGATCCGTACTCACAGAGAAACAAGAGCTGTGTTTCTCAGTTGTCTCACTGTTGTGGTACAAGTTAATTGCAGCTCCTGAAACCCAACCTTCTGCAGAAAGTACTTCTGCTCAACAAGGATGGCGGCAG GTTGTTGATGCATTATGCAATGTTGTCTCAGCAACACCAAAAAAAGCAGCCACAGCAGTTGTTCTTCAG GCGGAGAGGGAACTGCAACCTTGGATTGCCAAAGATGATGATCAAGGTCAGAAGATGTGGAGAATCAACCAGCGAATTGTGAAATTGATTGTGGAGTTAATGAGAATTCATGATAGCCCGGAGTCATTGGTAATTTTGTCAAGTGCCTCAGATCTACTTTTGCGTGCCACCGATGGGATGCTTGTTGATGGAGAAGCTTGCACCTTGCCCCAACTGGAG CTACTGGAAGCAACAGCTAGAGCAATTCAGCCTATGCTAGAGTGGGGAGAATCTGGGCTAGCAGTCGCAGATGGCCTTTCAAACCTGCTAAAG TGTCGTCTGCCAGCCACCATCCGATGCCTTTCTCATCCCAGTGCACATGTGCGTGCTCTGAGCACATCAGTTCTTCGCGATATCTTGCAAGCCAGTTCAATTAGACCTAACCCTAATCCGGTGGAGATAGATGGTATCCATGGTCCGTCCTATAAGTATTTTAACTTAGATGTCATTGACTGGCAAGGTGACATAGAAAAGTGCTTGACATGGGAAGCTCATAGCCGACTTGCGACTGGAATGCAGATTAAATTTCTTGATACTGCCGCAAAGGAATTGGGTTGTAGTATTTCCTTGTGA